The region GATGAGCAAGCTCGACAAACAGCGTGTCATAAATCGGAACGCCGGAGTGGACAGCGCACATGAGGGCGCCCTGCCACAGGATCCGGCTCGGCACCGAACTGATGCCAAGCTGTGCCGCGAGACCAAGCCTCGAGATCGCCTCATCGGTCTCCAGGATCCCTTTGCGGACCGCCATCCAGAGCACGTTCGCCAGTTCGGCCTCCCAAAGGGCCGGTGCGCAGAGATCTCCTGCCGCGCGCAAGAACCGTCCGGCCTCCTCTGCAAACGGAGGAGTGCCGAGCAGGTGGTATGCGACGACATTAGTATCCACCACAGCCCTTATTCCCTTCCGGCGCGGATCCACGACTGCACTTCCTTTGAAGTAGGCCGGCGTGTCTGCCGGCTCCAGGCGGCCTCGATCTGCTCCAGCACCGACCGCCGTTCCCCGGTGCATTGGGCCAGGAGATTTCGCACCTCCTGTTCCATGGAGCAATGGTTCCGGCGCGCCCGCGATTTCAATTCCCGCACGACCTTTGGCGGCACGTTCCTGACCGTAAGCGTCGGCATACATCCTCCCTGCTGTCATTATGCTAGCAAATATGGATCGGTTGAGCAAGAATCGCCCGGCCGCCATCGGCATTCATTGCGGAGCGCTCACGGGAACCGCCCCGAAAATGGTTTGAATTCCTTGCCAGTTCCTATTATCTTGTTGGCATCCAAGAATTCCACTCGTACCTCCCCCAACGAGCGGCTGAGCAAGTGTGTGCTTCAGGACGCTGACTCATGCCACGTGACGATCCTGTCAACGCCCGGAGGCTTCAGATCGGCAAATCGCCGGACAGGACCAACTCAATGCTGGGGAAAGCGGAAGGTGGCGCCGGAGCGCGCCGGTCTCGTGTGATCTCGCCTCCCAGAGGTCACGGGCGCTATCCGATGATGGTGTGCCTGGCGGGGATGTCGCCGGCAGTCGTAACGGAGACTCTATACGCGCTTGCCGTGAAGGGCCGCCCTCGGGTAGTTCCGCGCCGTGTCTGCATCGTAACAACCGAAGACGCCTACGGGAAGGTTGTCGCCTCGCTTCTTGGCGCCCGGGGAGCGATTCGGCGGCTGGCATCGGAGTACCGGCTGCCGCCCGGGTCGCTTCAATGCACTCTCGACGACGTATTTGTGATCAGGTCCCGATCCGGCAAGCCGCTTTCGGACATCCGGTCGAGCGCCGACAGCCGCGATGCGGGAGAAGCGATGTCCAGGCTTCTGGCGGACCTTCACTCTGATCCCAATGTGGAGATCCGCTGTTCGATTGCCGGAGGCAGGAAGACGATGGCGGCGCTGCTCGCGCTTGCGTTGCAGACCTGCGCGCGTACCGGCGACCGCCTGTATCACGTCCTGGTAAGCGAGCCGTTCGAGCGGATTCCCGACTTCTTCTATCCTCCCCGGTTGCGGCGACTGTACACCGTGGACGGCCGAACGGTGGATTCAAGCAAGGCGCGGATCGACCTGGCGGAGGTTCCGATGATTCGCCTCGGAGCGGTAGCGGAATCGCTCGGACTTGGATCGGAGCAGCTTGCGTTGCGCGCCAGGAAGATCGAGGAGGCCGCGAACCGGAATTTCCGGCCGGTTCCGGTAGAAATCGATTTCGAGCGGCGGGCGCTGCGCTGTGGAACGGATGCTGTTCGGCTCCCTCCCCAGGAATTCGCTCTGTACGCGATGTATGCGGGCCTGCGCCGCAGGTGCAAATCCTGTGAACGGAATCGCCGTCCCGCTTGCGAGCGGTGCCATCCCACGGACGGCGAGATTTATTCGCGGCACCGGCCTTTGTTGAAGGCGGTTTATTTCCTGGCGCGGCCTGCCGGAGGCCGGGGCCTGATGCAGATGCTTGCGGATGAAACCGGGAAGGGCGAAATCGCACAGAATTTCGATGAATGGTTACGGCAAACGCGCAGCCGGCTGAAATCGCATCTGCGCGCGGCGGACGCCGACGCCGTCCCGCGACTGGCGTCGATTGCGGATGCCGTCGAACTTGGCACAGAGAACGGGAAGCGTCGCGGCCTGCGCATCCCGCCGGCCCTGATCCGGTTCGCCAACGTTGGGAAGGCAGGGCTCAACGTTGATTTGCTCGCGTTTGCACGCCGCGCGCAATTACGCTGAAGGTCGTGAGAGAAGCTGAGAACCGCCGGTCCAGAATCTTCTGGACTGTAAGTGACGCGGCCGAAGGCTGCAAGGTCGCCCTGTCGCTCTTGTTATTATCTGGCGAAAGGAGACAATGGAAGAGGCGCGGTTTTGGATCGTCGGAACCAGAGAGCATGCAAGGGGGCGGATTTTTGAGGTTCGGGCAGAAAATCGGCGATCCTATTGTTCACTTTTCATGCGTTGGAACGGTGCGCCCGATGGGGATTGCAGGTGAGAAAAGTGTTGCGGGCCTTGCTTTTTCCAGAGGAAGTGTTGTTGGGACATCGGCCGCGTCATCGCCCACCGGCGTTACGGAGATCCACCTGGTAAGAGCTGTTTATGAGTATGAGGGATCGGTGCCGATTGTGATCACGGTATACTATCCTTCTGCAGAGCGTTGTTTTGAGGGAGGGCGCCGGCGTGAAGATCAAATATTCTCGTGAAGCGGATGTCTTGACCATTCAACTGCGGGAGGGAAAGATATCCGACTCCAGGGACCTCGCCGAAGGCATCATCGTGCACTTTTCGGCCAAAGGCCAGCCCCTGGAGCTCGAAATCCTCGACGCTTCGAAAGTGATCGAAAGAAAAGACGTGGAAGTTTCCATGGAATCCCTATTCGCCGTCGTCTGAACGGCGCGAGGTGCCGCCATGAGTCAAGCCCGCTTACCCGGAAGCTGACGCAAGCGTGGCACCGCTAAAGAGCGGAAAGCTCATGAAGGTGGAGACCACGAGAAGAGGCAAAAGCGCTCCCGGAATCACAGAGATGCGCGCTGAATTCGACTTTTCAGGCGGCAAACGGGGAAAATACGCAAAGCAGTTTGCCAAGGGGACAAACATCGTTATTCTGGACCCCGATGTCGCGGACCTGTTTCCTGATTCCAAGACTGTGAACGAGGCGCTCCGGGCTCTGACCCGGATCGCCCATCGCCAAAGGAAGAAAGCTGCCAGAAGCAAGTAAGTCTTTCCCCGCACGCTTGCGAAATCGCTCCGGCGGTTTTTCACTCCGTGGACACGCTGCCTGCTGATCTAAGACCAAAGCAGGATTTCTTCAACCCGGGCGGCGAGCGCCCGATGACGCCTGCCGATCCATACAGACCATGTGTCCGCAGCGACTTTCTTGAAATGAAGGGACGTCGCCGTCGCCGTCTTTGACGATCGCGTGGAAATTCGCAGTGTGGGCAGGCTTCCGAAGGGAGTGACGGTGGAGATGCTGTCGGGGTCGCGCCTGCGCAATCCCCTGATCGCCGACGCCTTTCACCGCACGGGCGCGGTCGAAATCTGGGGGCGCGGCACCAACCGCGTCATTGATGAGTGCCGCCGCTACGGAGTGGAACCTCCCACGTTTTCCGAGGAGGCGGGGAGCCTGATAGTTACGTTCAAGGCGCAACTTGGGCCCATGCCAGGACCAAGTCACAGGTGAAGTTGCGGGTGAAGTCACAGGTGAAGTTGGGGATGAAGTCAGGAGGCTTTTGGAGGTCCTCCAAGCGTCGCCCCTGACTCGCTCTCAAGCTCAGGACGCCCTCCGGTTGAAGGGCCAGGCAAATTTCCGCGTCCGATATCTCCAGCCGTCACTGGATCTGGGCCTCGTCGAGATGACCGTCCCCGACAAACCCCGGAGCAGCAAGCAAAAGTACAGGCTGACGGGAAAGGGCCGAGGTTTACTGGAAGTGGACATAGCGCCCAGCATCTAATCAAGCGAATGGAGTTATTGAAGATAACAGATCAGGAACTGATCGAGAGAGTTGATTGTGCCTTTACGCGAATCCGGGAAGTAGCAAGACGAGAGGCGTTAGAAATAAGGTTGGGCAGATGCCCCTTGATACGACTACCTATTTTGCGCATAGCGCCAATGATGCTGGCCGTTGGGAGCCGTTGAGGACGCACGTGCAAAAAGTTGCGCACCGAGCCCCAACGTTATGCGGCGGATTAGCAGTTCAGTATCACGCGATTTCCGCGGAGGCGGCGAGGGTGACAGTCAGGTCCAGGACGCAATCGGAGCCAAGACCGACAGCAGGTAGGCTGCAGGCGGCGAGCGCCCGATGGCGCCTGCCGATCCGTAAAGACCACATGTCGTCAGCGACTTTCTTGAAATAAAGGGACGGGTGAAAGGGGTTCCGGCGCCAAAGCCGGTACTGCTTGCGGGCCAGAGTACGGATTTGCGGTGTGAGTGCTCTGTTGGCTACCCAGAAGGTCTCGTTCGCGTGACTGGTCACGGCAGGCGGCGGGTTTTCCCTGCATGGAAGTCGGACTTGGCCTTGTCGATCAAGCGGCGCAACGGGCCACCTGGCCGTGCATCCTCAGCGATCTGGCTATCCCAGGCGCGCGCCCTGTATTCGGCGAACCATTCGGCCAGGCGCTCCACCTCGTCGGGCGCCAGTCTTTCGATTTCGGCCTGGATTTCTTCGATGTTTCGCATCGATCCAAAATATCCCCGATGCCCAATCGACTCAGGAATCTTTCCTGCAGCGCCGATGCTCGCGCACTGGGCACGGGTTTGGCCCGGAGACTCGGACTGCCGATCCCTGAGGGGCAGTCAGCCGTAACATTCAGGATCTGTCCGTATCACGCAGTCGACATTCAAAATAAAAGCAAAAGGCAATGACCTCGGATGTCACTCCCGCTTTTTAGACTGATGGCGCGGCCGGCGCTCTTGGCGAGAGCTCGATCTGAAAAACCTGATGTACCAGATTGGATTATCGAGGAGAAATTGGGGAAACCGAACCGCAGTGCCTGCAACCCTGGAATGGGTCGAACTACAGTACAATTTCCTCGACCATTGCGCCTTCGGGCACAGGCAGTTCCTCCGCGGGTTCCAGATAGAGAGCAATGGCTTCCCGGATGTTGTCGCGTGCTTCTTGAAGGGTGTCCCCCTCGGATATGCACCCGGGCAGGGACGGAACGAAAACGGTGTATCCGCCTTCGTCAGCGGGCTCCAAAATGATGCGTAAGCGCATGCGGCGATTACTCAGCTGTAACAATGTTCAATCGGGCGGCGACCGCTCGTCGCGGAGGCGTTTTTTCGTTGCCCTATCGAAACGGTTCATCGAAATTCTACAACAGCTCGAAGGAGTTGTTCGAGCTGGGTTTTTGCCATTTTTTA is a window of Terriglobia bacterium DNA encoding:
- a CDS encoding DUF2283 domain-containing protein; the encoded protein is MKIKYSREADVLTIQLREGKISDSRDLAEGIIVHFSAKGQPLELEILDASKVIERKDVEVSMESLFAVV
- a CDS encoding type II toxin-antitoxin system HicB family antitoxin, giving the protein MRLRIILEPADEGGYTVFVPSLPGCISEGDTLQEARDNIREAIALYLEPAEELPVPEGAMVEEIVL
- a CDS encoding type II toxin-antitoxin system VapC family toxin, which produces MDPRRKGIRAVVDTNVVAYHLLGTPPFAEEAGRFLRAAGDLCAPALWEAELANVLWMAVRKGILETDEAISRLGLAAQLGISSVPSRILWQGALMCAVHSGVPIYDTLFVELAHREEIPLATFDARLCKTFPDIAKRPRDLVSG
- a CDS encoding TIGR02584 family CRISPR-associated protein, encoding MPRDDPVNARRLQIGKSPDRTNSMLGKAEGGAGARRSRVISPPRGHGRYPMMVCLAGMSPAVVTETLYALAVKGRPRVVPRRVCIVTTEDAYGKVVASLLGARGAIRRLASEYRLPPGSLQCTLDDVFVIRSRSGKPLSDIRSSADSRDAGEAMSRLLADLHSDPNVEIRCSIAGGRKTMAALLALALQTCARTGDRLYHVLVSEPFERIPDFFYPPRLRRLYTVDGRTVDSSKARIDLAEVPMIRLGAVAESLGLGSEQLALRARKIEEAANRNFRPVPVEIDFERRALRCGTDAVRLPPQEFALYAMYAGLRRRCKSCERNRRPACERCHPTDGEIYSRHRPLLKAVYFLARPAGGRGLMQMLADETGKGEIAQNFDEWLRQTRSRLKSHLRAADADAVPRLASIADAVELGTENGKRRGLRIPPALIRFANVGKAGLNVDLLAFARRAQLR